The segment AGCTCGATGCCGTTCGCAAGCAGGCTCTCGCACAGCGATGCGCCGCGCTTTGCGTCGAACGCGCGGCCGTCGGGGCATAGGGTCGGGTGGGGCAGGATTTGGACGCGCGGCATACTCGTTCCTCGGCGTGTGTCAGGCAAGGCTGTCGACTGTGCGCCCGGCGAGCGCGTGCCGGATCGACGCGTCCATCCGGCGTGCGGCGAATTCCTCGGTGCTGCGCGAGAGCGCCTCGGCGGCATCGCGCAGCGCATCGAGCGGCGCGCTGGTGCCGAGCGCATCGGCGACGCGGTACATCGCCTGCTGGACAGCGGCGAGTTCGTCGGCCGACAGCAGCGATGCGTCCTTCGACAGCGCGGCTTCCGTTGCGTCGAACGTCCTGCGCGCGTCGATCTGCGCTTCACGCAGCGTGCGCAACCGCATGTCGTCGACCGACGTGTCGATCGATTCCCGCAGCATCGACGCGATCTGGTCGTCGCTCAGTCCGTAAGACGGTTTCACTTCGACATGCGCCTCGACGCCCGTGCGCTGCTCGCGCGCGGTGACGGCGAGCAGCCCGTCCGCGTCGATCTGGAACGTGACGCGAATGCGTGCCGCGCCGGCCACCGCGGGCGGGATGCCGCGTAGCTCGAACCGCGCGAGCGAACGGCAATCGCCGACGGACTCGCGCTCGCCCTGCACGACGTGAATCGACATCGCGGTTTGCCCGTCCTTGAACGTCGTGAATTCCTGTGCGCGCGCGACCGGAATCGTCGAGTTGCGCGGGACGATCTTTTCGACGAGTCCACCCATCGTCTCGATGCCGAGCGACAGCGGACACACGTCGAGCAGCAGCCACGGGTCGCCTCCGGTGTTGCCGGCGAGGATGTCGGCCTGCTTGGCCGCGCCGAGCGCGACGACCTGGTCCGGGTCGATGTTGGCGAGCGGTTCGCGGCCGAACAGATCGCGCACGGCGTCGCGCACGACCGGCATCCGCGTCGAGCCGCCGACGAGGATCACGCCGTCGACGTCGCCGAGTGCCAGTTGCGCGTCGCGCAGGGCGCGCTTCGTCGCCGACAGCGTGCGCGCGACGAGCGCTTGCGCGAGGCCCGCGAACGCCGCGCGTGACAGTGTCTGCCGCAGTTCGCTGCCGTTCGCGAGCGTGAGCGCAAGCGTGGCGGTCGGCGCGCGCGACAGCGTTTCCTTTGCGTCGCGCGCGGCGGCAAGCGTCCCGCGCTGCTCGCCGGGCGCGAGTGCCGCGAGCCCGGCGATGCCGTGCGCATGGCACAGCCATTCGGCGATCGCGTGGTCGAAATCGTCGCCGCCGAGCGCGGAGTCGCCGCCCGTCGCGAGCACTTCGAACACGCCGTTCGAGAGCTTCAGCACCGACACGTCGAACGTGCCGCCGCCGAGGTCGTAGACGACGAACGTGCCTTGCGCGCCGCGGTCGAGGCCGTACGCGACGGCGGCGGCGGTCGGCTCGTTCAGCAGGCGCAGCACGGTGAGGCCCGCGAGCCGCGCGGCGTCCTTCGTCGCCTGCCGCTGCGCGTCGTCGAAATAAGCGGGCACGGTGATGACGACACCCGCCAGCTCGCCGCCCATCGAGGCTTCAGCGCGTATCCTCAGCGTGCGCAGGATCTCCGCCGACACCTCGACGGGCGAGCGAACGCCCGCGGCCGTGTCGATCGCGACCATGCCGGGCTGGTCGACGAACCGGTAAGGCAGCGCATCGGCAGCGGTAACATCCGCGAGACGGCGGCCCATCAGGCGCTTCACGGAGACGATCGTGTTG is part of the Trinickia caryophylli genome and harbors:
- the hscA gene encoding Fe-S protein assembly chaperone HscA, yielding MALLQIAEPGLAAAPHQHRLAAGIDLGTTNSLVATVQSALARVLPDADGEALLPSIVRYLPSGETEVGRAARAHQVDDPSNTIVSVKRLMGRRLADVTAADALPYRFVDQPGMVAIDTAAGVRSPVEVSAEILRTLRIRAEASMGGELAGVVITVPAYFDDAQRQATKDAARLAGLTVLRLLNEPTAAAVAYGLDRGAQGTFVVYDLGGGTFDVSVLKLSNGVFEVLATGGDSALGGDDFDHAIAEWLCHAHGIAGLAALAPGEQRGTLAAARDAKETLSRAPTATLALTLANGSELRQTLSRAAFAGLAQALVARTLSATKRALRDAQLALGDVDGVILVGGSTRMPVVRDAVRDLFGREPLANIDPDQVVALGAAKQADILAGNTGGDPWLLLDVCPLSLGIETMGGLVEKIVPRNSTIPVARAQEFTTFKDGQTAMSIHVVQGERESVGDCRSLARFELRGIPPAVAGAARIRVTFQIDADGLLAVTAREQRTGVEAHVEVKPSYGLSDDQIASMLRESIDTSVDDMRLRTLREAQIDARRTFDATEAALSKDASLLSADELAAVQQAMYRVADALGTSAPLDALRDAAEALSRSTEEFAARRMDASIRHALAGRTVDSLA